From a region of the Gossypium raimondii isolate GPD5lz chromosome 10, ASM2569854v1, whole genome shotgun sequence genome:
- the LOC105778219 gene encoding oxygen-evolving enhancer protein 2, chloroplastic isoform X1 yields MASTACFLHHHALTSAPRSSSTPPSTSQRQVAIVKSNQLLACTSQKQAVQENDDSGSNALISRRLALTLLIGTAAVGSKVSPADAAYGEAANVFGKPKTNTEFIPYNGEGFKLSIPSKWNPSKEVEYPGQVLRYEDNFDSTTNVAVMVTPTDKKSITDFGSPENFLSKVDYLLGKQAYSGLTDAEGGFDSNAVATANILETSTPVIGGKQYYFLSVLTRTADGDEGGKHQLITATVNNGKLYICKAQAGDKRWFKGARKFVESAANSFSVA; encoded by the exons ATGGCCTCCACCGCATGCTTCTTGCACCACCATGCACTCACCTCCGCACCCAGATCATCATCAACTCCACCCTCCACATCCCAGCGCCAAGTTGCAATCGTCAAGTCAAATCAACTGCTGGCTTGCACATCTCAGAAACAGGCAGTCCAAGAAAATGATGATTCGGGAAGCAACGCTCTGATCTCCCGTAGGTTGGCTCTCACTCTGCTCATCGGTACTGCAGCGGTTGGCTCTAAGGTTTCTCCTGCTGATGCTGCCTATGGTGAAGCTG CAAATGTATTTGGAAAGCCAAAAACAAACACAGAGTTCATCCCATACAATGGGGAAGGGTTCAAGCTGTCAATACCATCAAAATGGAACCCAAGCAAAGAGGTTGAGTACCCAGGTCAAGTCCTGAGATACGAGGACAACTTCGACTCCACCACCAATGTTGCTGTCATGGTCACTCCTACTGATAAGAAGTCCATTACTGACTTCGGTTCCCCTGAAAATTTCCTCTctaag GTGGACTATCTGCTTGGAAAACAAGCATACTCTGGCTTAACTGATGCTGAG GGTGGGTTTGACTCAAATGCAGTGGCAACTGCAAACATATTGGAGACTTCAACTCCTGTGATCGGAGGGAAACAGTACTACTTCTTGTCGGTGTTGACGAGAACTGCTGATGGAGATGAAGGTGGAAAGCACCAACTAATTACAGCCACCGTAAACAATGGTAAACTTTACATTTGCAAAGCACAAGCTGGGGACAAGCGGTGGTTTAAAGGAGCTAGAAAGTTTGTGGAGAGTGCTGCAAATTCCTTCAGTGTTGCTTAG
- the LOC105778219 gene encoding putative oxygen-evolving enhancer protein 2-2 isoform X2 codes for MTANVFGKPKTNTEFIPYNGEGFKLSIPSKWNPSKEVEYPGQVLRYEDNFDSTTNVAVMVTPTDKKSITDFGSPENFLSKVDYLLGKQAYSGLTDAEGGFDSNAVATANILETSTPVIGGKQYYFLSVLTRTADGDEGGKHQLITATVNNGKLYICKAQAGDKRWFKGARKFVESAANSFSVA; via the exons ATGACAGCAAATGTATTTGGAAAGCCAAAAACAAACACAGAGTTCATCCCATACAATGGGGAAGGGTTCAAGCTGTCAATACCATCAAAATGGAACCCAAGCAAAGAGGTTGAGTACCCAGGTCAAGTCCTGAGATACGAGGACAACTTCGACTCCACCACCAATGTTGCTGTCATGGTCACTCCTACTGATAAGAAGTCCATTACTGACTTCGGTTCCCCTGAAAATTTCCTCTctaag GTGGACTATCTGCTTGGAAAACAAGCATACTCTGGCTTAACTGATGCTGAG GGTGGGTTTGACTCAAATGCAGTGGCAACTGCAAACATATTGGAGACTTCAACTCCTGTGATCGGAGGGAAACAGTACTACTTCTTGTCGGTGTTGACGAGAACTGCTGATGGAGATGAAGGTGGAAAGCACCAACTAATTACAGCCACCGTAAACAATGGTAAACTTTACATTTGCAAAGCACAAGCTGGGGACAAGCGGTGGTTTAAAGGAGCTAGAAAGTTTGTGGAGAGTGCTGCAAATTCCTTCAGTGTTGCTTAG
- the LOC105776515 gene encoding reticulon-like protein B8: MPEKISEDLFNNLVETIADSVSKQKSVSFFEEEKSNSVVSGFNRLFGRQRPVHHILGGGKSADVLLWRNKKISASFLASATLIWFLFEWLNYHFLTLLSFALVLGMVAQFVWSNASGLLNRSSSQVPRLVLPDELFVSIGRSVGAEVNRGLQYLQDVSCQGNLKQFLVVAVSLWVAAVIGSWCNFLTVLYIGFVAAHTLPVLYERYDEQIDGFVYKMLDQFQNHYKKLDSGFLSKIPKGKFKLKKHD, translated from the exons ATGCCTGAGAAAATATCAGAGGACTTATTTAACAATCTAGTAGAGACCATTGCAGATAGTGTCTCTAAGCAGAAATCTGTGTCCTTTTTTGAGGAAGAGAAATCAAACTCAGTTGTCTCTGGCTTCAATCGGCTTTTTGGGCGTCAGAGGCCTGTCCACCATATTTTAGGGGGTGGAAAAT CTGCTGATGTTTTGTTATGGAGGAACAAGAAGATCTCAGCCAGTTTTTTAGCTAGTGCAACTTTAATATGGTTTCTATTTGAATGGCTTAATTACCATTTCCTGACTCTTCTATCCTTTGCTTTGGTTCTTGGCATGGTTGCGCAGTTTGTTTGGTCAAATGCCTCGGGTTTACTTAACAG GTCATCTTCTCAAGTGCCACGGCTTGTTTTGCCTGATGAATTATTTGTTAGCATTGGGAGGTCAGTTGGTGCTGAGGTGAACAGAGGCTTACAATATCTGCAGGATGTTTCATGTCAGGGAAACTTGAAACAATTTCTTGTG GTTGCAGTAAGCTTGTGGGTTGCTGCTGTTATTGGAAGTTGGTGCAACTTTTTGACTGTTTTGTACATTg GTTTTGTTGCGGCCCATACATTACCAGTTCTGTATGAGAGGTATGATGAGCAAATAGATGGCTTTGTTTACAAAATGCTTGATCAGTTCCAAAATCACTATAAAAAGTTGGATTCTGGTTTTCTGAGCAAGATCCCCAAAGGAAAGTTCAAGCTTAAGAAACATGACTAG